The following are encoded in a window of Corythoichthys intestinalis isolate RoL2023-P3 chromosome 8, ASM3026506v1, whole genome shotgun sequence genomic DNA:
- the LOC130919957 gene encoding tumor necrosis factor ligand superfamily member 14-like — MAEGSVASQPQIFVVDSPASFLPLHRPVKKTQWIPTGHKFLLLLVALAMLGLVVEGCFVYKLYRKTEAFSICVSDPLCRNTSNYKSSAREAGSTKGSSNEVHPIQTLLGPKPFAHLMCRSNPVGEKNVVQWIDKDGDAITHQMSYNNGRLFVEKDGFYYLYSKVQINAAEVCSLIQHKVMKDTKAYDQSIELMKSKRSRCWTPKPSGVKSSEGEDIWDSYLAGIFHLQYGDQIFVTLDSIEKLRPGPTENFMGAFMIAPGSVEAKPTTTFVSL; from the exons ATGGCAGAAGGCAGCGTGGCTAGCCAACCCCAAATCTTTGTGGTGGACAGCCCCGCCAGTTTCTTGCCCCTGCACAGACCTGTGAAAAAAACACAGTGGATTCCGACAGGGCACAAGTTTCTTCTCCTGCTGGTGGCGCTGGCCATGCTGGGACTTGTTGTTGAAGGATGTTTTGTCTATAAACTTTACAGGAAAACAGAG GCATTTTCCATCTGCGTGTCAGATCCTCTCTGTCGAAACACGTCCAACTATAAATCATCTGCCCGGGAG GCTGGCTCCACAAAAG GAAGCTCCAATGAAGTTCACCCAATACAAACTCTGCTGGGACCTAAACCCTTCGCACACCTGATGT GTAGAAGCAATCCtgtcggggaaaaaaatgtggtgCAGTGGATTGACAAAGATGGCGACGCCATCACCCATCAAATGAGCTACAACAATGGCCGCCTGTTTGTGGAGAAGGATGGTTTCTACTACCTCTACTCCAAAGTGCAGATTAACGCTGCAGAGGTGTGTTCTCTCATCCAGCACAAGGTGATGAAAGACACCAAGGCATATGACCAATCTATAGAACTGATGAAGTCAAAGAG GTCACGCTGCTGGACCCCAAAACCTTCAGGTGTCAAGTCATCAGAAGGTGAAGACATATGGGACAGTTATCTGGCGGGGATCTTCCACCTACAGTACGGAGATCAAATTTTTGTCACATTAGATAGTATAGAAAAGTTGCGCCCTGGACCGACTGAAAATTTTATGGGCGCTTTCATGATAGCTCCAGGGAGCGTAGAAGCAAAACCAACGACAACATTTGTCTCATTGTGA